In Rhineura floridana isolate rRhiFlo1 chromosome 6, rRhiFlo1.hap2, whole genome shotgun sequence, one genomic interval encodes:
- the BYSL gene encoding bystin: MPKVKRSRGSGGVAANVTVPLAEQIIQSDSVKPVTRVKRRGKAGKHGDAEAEDEYVDERLSRRILEQARIQQEELEAEHGAAGRDQPKKKKATTVLGPVPKDGDSDTEEDEWPSLEKAAAMEKGEYCEEMTVNPEDEKAIEMFMNKNPPLRRTLADIIMEKITEKQTEVETVMSEISGRPMPQLNPRVLEVYKGVREVLSKYRSGKLPKAFKIIPALSNWEQILYITEPETWTAAAMYQATRIFSSNLKERMAQRFYNLVLLPRVRDDIAEYKRLNFHLYMALKKALFKPGAWFKGILIPLCESGTCTLREAVIVGSILTKCSIPVLHSGAAMLKIAEMEYSGANSIFLRLLIDKKYALPFRVVDALVFHFLAFRTDRRSLPVLWHQCLLTFAQRYKEDLSSEQKEALLELLKFHSHPQISPEIRRELVNSRCRDVEGMQPAAME; encoded by the exons ATGCCTAAAGTTAAGCGGTCCAGAGGCTCCGGAGGAGTGGCGGCGAACGTGACCGTTCCGTTGGCCGAGCAGATCATTCAGAGCGATTCAGTGAAGCCCGTCACGCGGGTGAAGAGACGGGGTAAAGCGGGGAAACATGGCGATGCGGAGGCAGAGGATGAATACGTGGACGAGAGGCTCTCTCGGAGAATCCTGGAACAGGCTCGGATCCAGCAAGAGGAGCTGGAGGCCGAGCACGGCGCTGCTGGAAGAGACCAGCCCAAGAAGAAGAAGGCGACCACTGTACTGG GGCCTGTCCCAAAGGATGGAGATTCAGATACAGAGGAAGATGAGTGGCCTTCACTGGAGAAAGCTGCAGCCATGGAGAAGGGAGAGTATTGTGAGGAGATGACTGTGAATCCAGAGGATGAAAAAGCCATTGAGATGTTCATGAACAAGAACCCACCACTGAG GCGCACCTTGGCAGACATTATCATGGAGAAGATCACAGAGAAACAGACAGAGGTGGAGACTGTGATGTCAGAAATATCTGGTCGGCCCATGCCACAGCTTAACCCCCGTGTCCTAGAAGTTTACAAAGGTGTTAGAGAA GTGCTTTCGAAATATAGGAGTGGGAAACTGCCTAAAGCCTTCAAGATCATCCCAGCATTGTCCAACTGGGAGCAGATCCTTTATATCACAGAGCCCGAAACGTGGACAGCGGCTGCCATGTACCAGGCAACAAG GATCTTTTCATCTAACCTCAAAGAGAGGATGGCCCAGAGGTTCTACAATTTGGTGCTTCTCCCGCGAGTCAGAGATGACATTGCTGAATATAAGCGCCTCAACTTCCATCTGTACATGGCGTTGAAGAAAGCCTTGTTCAAGCCTGGAGCCTGGTTCAAAG gGATCCTCATCCCCTTATGTGAATCAGGAACATGCACACTGCGGGAAGCCGTCATTGTGGGCAGCATCCTCACCAAGTGCTCTATCCCTGTCCTTCATTCTGG GGCTGCTATGCTAAAGATTGCTGAGATGGAGTACAGTGGTGCCAACAGCATCTTCCTCCGTCTGCTCATTGACAAGAAGTATGCCTTGCCTTTCCGCGTTGTGGATGCCCTGGTCTTTCACTTCCTAGCCTTCCGGACAGACCGGCGCTCCCTACCGGTCCTCTGGCACCAGTGTCTCTTGACCTTTGCCCAACGCTACAAAGAGGACCTGTCTTCGGAGCAGAAGGAAGCCCTCTTAGAGCTGCTCAAGTTCCACAGCCATCCCCAGATCTCTCCAGAGATCCGCAGGGAGCTAGTGAACTCCAGATGTCGGGATGTGGAGGGGATGCAGCCAGCAGCGATGGAGTAA